Sequence from the Meles meles chromosome 10, mMelMel3.1 paternal haplotype, whole genome shotgun sequence genome:
ACGACACCTAAGGCCACAAGGAAGATCTCCACCTGAAAACTAGGCCATCCTTCCCAAGAGAGAGCAGGTGAGTCTGTCTGTCTGCCCTCTCTGCACAGATTGTTGGCCCTTCCCCAATGCCAAGAGCTTCAGGGACACTGTCTTGTCTGTCAGAGTCCTGGCATAGTCTTTTGGAGAGTGAGACTGCGGACAGTTGAAGTCAGTATGGCCAAGACCACAGAAGGTTCCAGAGCTAAGGGTTCTCAAAGTCTAGGAGATTTATTTCATTAGACAGAGTTTAGGAGGCAACTGATACACGGGGCTAAAGTCTACAGCTATGGTATGGGTGAAGGAGAGGCACCATGTCAACTTCCAAGACTCCCAATCAGTACAAGATTCTATACATCTTCTGGGCATGGGCTGTATCTTATTCTTGTACCTAGCTGTTACTGGCACACCTGCCTTTCAAGCCCCCCAAAGTTGCTCTGAGAAAGAAGCATGTGTCCTGCTGGAAAGAAGCCGTGCTCGCAGATCTTTAAAGTGATACTGTGCTCTAATTCCCACAGCTCTCCTCATTGCCTTCAACATGAACTGGCACATGATAATCTCTGTGCTTTTCATAGTGGTGCTTAAAATTGTTGGAATGACCTTATTTCTGCTTTATTGTGAGTATTTGAGCAACCTCCTACTCCAATCTCATACTGtctttttctttgactttcctCTCAGAACACAAAGTTGAATATAAAGGCTGCAcacctaagtcttcccacctgagGGCAATGACCAGTGTAGGGGCAACTGATAATGCTCGTCTCGCTCCCCAGCACACACAATGAGCCAGGTCCCTTGGTCTGCCTTGTAGATATAGAACTGACTAGTGTCTGAAAGTTAGAAGGCCACACAAATCTTTTCCCACTACAGTCACAGTTGGACAGTCTAATGTGAAATACTTATTAGCGCTTGTTATTGTTCCTCAAACTTGAAAATCTGCGCCAGTTCAACCCAGTGATGAGGCTGAGATAAGAGCTGCATGATGAGATAATGGGATTTTACTGGGGGTGAAATTTCCCTCTATGTTCACAGAAGCTTTCATCCAGATGCTTAGAAGAAGCCTTGTATCAAAGGGTTTCACTGTTGCTTTGAGAATCTACTCCAGCCCCAGAAACCAGTAGGGAAAATAAATGAGGAAGGAGATGTGAGTAAAAGACAGCAATTGGGTAAGAGTTGTCTTCCCtttgacccaagctgaaggtgcATTTCCTATCATGTAAGAGAGCAGGAAGAAAATACGAGTAAGTAAACACATTCACAAAAACACACGTACACATCCTCATTGACCTGAGTCAGAGAACTCCAGATCTCACAGTAATAATCAAGGTGCCCCAGCAGCCCCAGGTGATGTTGGTTTGTTATAGTCATGCTGCAGCTCCCTGTGGGGCTGTGCCAACAGCTGATTTTCTTTGTAGTCCCACAGATTTTTGGCGGAAATCAAGTCAACTTCCTTCCCACAGAGAGCTATGGAACAGGTAATGTACACGACAGTGATTTCCTCCTAGCCTCCACGTTTTTGTGTGCTGACTTCTTACAGTCCTTTCTCAGGGCCTCCTCTCCTAAGAAATTCTTTCCAGGGAGGGTCCACAAAGATATGCTAATTGCTATAGGAGGAATAAGTTCTGGGGGTTTCATGTACAgcgtggtgactatagttaacaataccaTGCTAGGGCTGCCTGCGTGGCTccgtcagttgggtgtctgccttttggctcgAGGAGCCCACgtcagcttcctgctcagcgggcagtctgcttctccttctccccactggttgtgctctcactatctctctctcaaataaataaaatctttaaaaaaaaaaaaaactactgtatTATACactacttgaaagttgctgagagagtagatcttaaatgttttccctcaaaaaaaaaaaaaaggtaattatgtgaggtgttGGAGGTGTTAGCTAACCTTACTGCGGTAAATAATTTTGCAACACCTACATAAATCAAATCATCACCTTGTAtgccttaaatttacacaatgatttatgtcaattgtatctcaataaagcgggaaaaataaatgcaacacacccagaaaaaaaaaagatctttttttaaatttattttgagagagagcgtgaacaAGAGAGTataagcaagggggaggggccgagggagagagagagaggaagaagcagactacctgctgagcagggagcccaccacaggacttggtcctaggaccctgggatcctaacctgagccacaggcagacgcctaaaccaactgagcgacccagatgcccccaaaaaaGATATTCTAATTCATTCCCCTGTTTTTATAGATGGGAAACTCATCTATATATCTAGACAGCTTAGTATAAATCAGACTAAGCTGATCAAAATTTGTGATCCTTAGTTTTCCTCCTGATTATGAGGATAATTTGTATAAAATCACTGTAATATTGTGGGAAAGGACTTTATAAACTCTGACATGTTGTACATCTAAAGCaattgttataaaaaaaaaatcaaaacctacATTAGCACTTTTTGTGTGCCAATCACTCTGCTAGaccaagaacagaaaaagaagaagaggggcgcctgagtgactcagtggattaagcgtctgccttcgactcaggtcatgatctcggggtcctgcgatcgagtcccgcatcgggctctctgcacagcggggagcctgctttcccttctctctctgcctgcctctctgcccacttgtgatctctctctctctctatcaaataagtaatttaaaaaaaaaattttttaaaaagaagaataagaataagaataggAGCTATTGGCCAGCTCTTCTTGATAAAGCAAAAGGCCCATGCCAGAAGCTAAGGGGCATAAAGAGATGAATGAGACATGGCTATCCCAATCAAACCCTCAGGCTTAAAGCTTTCTCAAGGACCTCCCTCTCACTTCCTCTTAAAACATCTATTACTACACACATCTTGAGGAGAGTTAATTGTTTGTTCATATTTGTATCAACTGAGGTTCTTAGTACAGTGAGCTGTATGGAAGCAACATTCATCAACTACTTATGGAGTTCTGTGAAGCTATAATCCCTAAACAGTTTCTCCTGAAAACCAGGTTATTTTATAATACAAAGAGCCTTTGAACTGGGAACTGAAATAAGAAGTGAATACTAACTGATATcatatcattcattcattggaaGTAACTACAGGGGTCTTGAGCCACATGGGACAAGTAACCGGGCAGATGCAGAGAGGTTTGACCAGCCTCCAAAGCCACTACACTGTCTGCTTGGCCAGCCAGTGTTCCCAGGAAGAAATGAGGCTTCTTAGAGGCCTATCAATTCCCCTATttatacttaaagaaataaatggactCTTCTCTACCTACAGGAAATCTCTGGAATGTTCACCTGACTCCACGTCTGCCAATAACCCTGGTCCTGAAACTATTTCCCATTAGCCTCAATTCTTAGAGCCTGCAGGTGCTGATGAGAGGGGAGCCAAGAGCCGCCCATGGGAGAAGAGTGGGGCTAGGGGCACCAGAAATGGGGAGAACAGCACAGATGCTGTGCGCAGCCAGGAAGGGAAGCACTCCAAACAGCACCTGGgtgagaggggaggaggcaaCACCATCAGAAGCGTATATGGAAAGGATGAGAGCTTTCCTTTCTGGTACTAAAATCACGcgttcctctttctttctcctcttctattTCTCAACATTTCACTCCGACTACCCCCTTCAAAAAAGATATGAAGTACAACGTGGGGTGTGGGGCATGACAAAGGAAGGTAGTAGTTAGACGGAAcgttcaaagaaagaaaatgaagacgtCTAGCCAAGGGTGGCCAAGAGTGCCTTGTCGTCGCCACTGTCCAGACCCAAAGAGTCGCAGGGATCAAACAGCTGCTCTGATGTTTGTGTTGTACTCATAACACAGTTATCtgcagcttttctttttatttcagttccACAGACTATCGGGAACAGTATTGTCACCTTCGTTCCCACAGAGAGCCCCCGAACAGGTACGGTGCATCACAATAATCTCTCCTCTAGGGCTTCTTATGTGATGATGTCTTAAGACACTTTTCCCATTGCCTCCTTGCTTACGGAATTTTCTTACTCAAAGGAGCCATAAAGAGCTTCTAATTCACCTTCTTCACGTTGTCCACAGGGAAATTCAGACTAGACTGCATGAGATTTCTTCTGGGATTAAGGATGATTTGCAATGATATACTGCTATAGAAACTTATGCCCCACTGTGTTCTGACTCAGTTCCAGGGTTCACACTCCAAACCACTAATCCTCTACtcttttcttgaatttctttagTCTGCCCCAGAAGGTGGTATTTTTATCAAAGAAGATGCTTTTTGCTGTCCCCTTTTGAACTGTCCTGGAACAATAGCGGGGACTTTTGCAAGACAGAAGCATCCACTTTGGCCATTGTTGACACACCAGAGAAACTGGTGAGAATATTAGGATGGTACAGTAAAGTGGCTTACCCTACAGCCGCCTCGGGAAGTGGAGATGGTGGGGCAATTTGGTTGGTGCAACACGGGCTGGGTGGAGGAGAGGAATGGAGAGGTGGCGGCTGAGACCCCAAGCCCCTTGCTCTGAATCTGGTGGTGAGAGACTCTTCTCAGTGGCACTGGGGTGTTCTCCTCAGATCATTTGAGCTACAGAAATCCACACTCTATGATCTCTCCCATGAGGCTTAGCAGTGCACTGGTATCCTGGGGATGGGCCAGGATATTTAAAATGCAGGGAATGACCAAATGTgtttaaaagttctttaaaaactatagaatacttcaTACATGCGAGCTCTTAATGTGTCATCCAAGTCGGCCTCAAAAATAAGGAAGATGCAACTTAACAAAATTAGCcatatgaaaaacaaagaatcagGTCATAGAATTGGATTGCAATGTATAATTATGACAATAAAGATGGGTAACACAAtgcaaaaatctttattttactaTCTCTCTTTATCCTCCTAACAATTCTAAGGAGGTATTATCATTATCCATATCTTATATATAAGGAGGCTAGggcacagaaaaataatttgacctAGGTCACACAGCTCCTAAGTGACAGGACAGGATTGGATTGAGATCTCACTAACTCTAAAACCCACACTCTTTGTCAATTTTAGATCATAAGTTATTTTAGTTTATAGTTGCCTCTCCTTCAAATCCTAAGCACCTGGTGGGTACTAGGCATGATATTATATGCCTGCCCTTCACcttctctgcccttcacccttcCTCTATAAAGTCCTCCTGTGGTTGAGAAGAATTCCTAAGAGGGCCCTCTCTGAATCTTGGTAACAGGTGTCCAACAGAGAGCAGGGGTCAGGATGCTAGGTCTGAGGCTAAGTGTACAGGTGGAAAGGGAAAATGGCTTATGGAAGAAAGCCAGGAGTAGtatagggtgggggtgggggcaggagaaaaaaagagaagagaagaatagGGGTTGAGAGGGGAAGTTTACATCCTCTTCCTCTACTCAACCCTCAAACTCTGGTGCAACTCAATTGTCATCCTTGGCACTCCCCAGAAAAAGCTCATCACACCAAGGATTTGCTAGTGATCTCAAGTCTGTATCCCCAGCTAGTTGTCTCTGGACCAAAGAGTAGATCAAAATCCACGCTGATGTTTTAAAGACACCACAAATGCACCATGTCCAAAACTGAGCCAAATTATATTTTACCTCACTGGTTCCTCTTTTTGTGTTCCAAGTATTAGCAAGCAGTCATGTTATCCAAGATTGAATGCTGATGGTTATCTGAGACTttgcctcttctcttctccccttaCTTACAAAAACGGGCTAAACTACTGGCTGTACTTTGCCAGCCCTTGTCTTAGATCATAATTTCTTTAAGGAGAAACCAATTTGTTTCCATATTCCTCAGCCTTGTACAATGGCTCACTGGACACTCaagaaatctttgtttttttgtttttgttttttaaagattttatttatttatttgacagagatcacaagtaggcagagaggcaggcagagagagaggagtaagcaggctccctgctgagcagagagcccgacgcggggcccaatgcggggcccgatgccaggaccctgagatcatgacctgagccaaaggcagaggcttaaaccactgagccacccaggtgccccaagaaatctTTGTTAAATGAGGAAGTATGGTAactaattttaaagaataatgaaATGAGATATTTCAGGGAAGGAGAATataggaaaagaaggaataaagttAATAGCCCTGGGGATGGAGGGAATATCCAAGTGAACTTGGATATCCACTGATTACAGGAGGTATATGAAGAGTACAGGAAAGAGCCCAGGGACTCCCCAACTTCTAACTGGGGTGATTTGTGATTCATTAGcttaataaagaaactattatATCATGGATTGGTATCAACTTAGCAaatgctaaaaaacaaacaagaaaaaaaaaaaaccacactgatttttttcaacaCACTTAAGTCTCCCTAACTATATTCCCTTGCTATGTACTCAAGAGATTCACTTGCTCCAATGTCATTTGGAATGTAAAATTTCTGGCAATGAAATAAGCCTATGCAGAGAGgcattccaaatttaaaaaaaaaaaagtattcaaaaacGCACTCTTTTAGATCATATAGTAcccttcctcttcattttcaaaGTGTGATCCCTGAAAAGCAGCATCAGCCTCACCTGGAGAtttgttgggaatgtaaattctTAGACCCTACACCAGACCTACTGAACCAGAAGCGCAGTAAACTGTTTTAACAAGACCTCCCAGTGATCCTGATGCTTCTGTGCCTACTGAAAACTACTCTAGGGGTTATGGTGAGTGCCAACTATAGCCAGCCCCAGAGTCCTTTACCTGCCTTCCATGTTCCCAGAATCAGATATAATCAGGGCCTCCTGTCAAAGGGACACAgcagcaaataataataataataataataataataataataataataatgaacccTTTTTGTTGAACTactttttttaacttctagaaATTTCTCCAGGACAAAACTGGTGCTGAGAAGTATTTTATTGGCTTATACCAGCAACCAAAGAACAGATGGCATTGGATTGACAATTCCATATTTAATGGCAAGTATgtgaatatttcacatttttctaaGGATCTTAGTTCACCTTAAGAAACCTGACCTGAGATTCAGTGGGTTTGTCCTGGAATAGCACAATGGTTGAgacttggttttttgttttattcctctcctttcttccaacTCATCTATTTCCAAGACACATTTTTTAACAAACTTTCATAAAGAAAGATATCAAACATTTTTAAGTAGAGAAAAGAGTATTCATATGAGTTATTTTGATCAAATCAAGATCCGAACAAATCCATACACATGCTATTTGTTTGATATATCTCCTAAGTGTCTTTTAACCCATAGACCATACTTTATCACTAAGTTCTTATAAATTCCCCAGAAGAGGCTTCTTTATGTAAAACACTAGTGGTGAACACGACATTCCTGGTGTACATATGAAGGTGTTGAGTCAGACAGAAAGCAAGTCAGTTCCTCAGCCTACAACTGGGCTTCTCACAGGAAGAAGGAAATTAAGATTCATTCAAAGTCTACTAAATGCCAGGCAATTGCTAAGCACTTACTCACGTCATTTCCTACAGTGCTCACAAAGATGTTGTACAAAAGCTTTTATTAATCCTCATTTAGCAGTTGAATTGAGGCTGGGAGGCTTAAAAATATACTGAATATCACCAAGCCGGGAAACGGTAGAGCCACAATCTAATCACACATCCACTTGACTCCAAAACTCATGACCTTTTCATGAAACCAAACTCTTTCCAATAAGATTCAATGACAGAAAAAGACTGGGAGAAGGCCAACACAACACACTTTCTCCTAAAGCCAGTCAGGGCCTACAAAAGGAGGAGCAacttctttcctctgcctctcagTCCTCCTGCTGTGAACTTAGCCTATGCAgtattaaaacattatttcttttttttttattgtgttatgttagtcaccattcaatacatcattagtttcgatgtagtgttccaagattcattgtttatgtacaacactaTTTCTGAGAGGAGAAGACAGATGAGATGTTCCTAACCAACCACAAGAGTGAGTTAATCCAAGACCGTGAGTCCACAAATGCTCACAGGAGAGCTCACGTGAGAGCTCACAGGAAAGGGCGGGTGTggagctggggatgggggtggggaagactgGAATCAGTAAAAGGCATGGCTGAAACGATGCACCTTTACCACACTTTCTCTCCCATTTAGCATTAGCAATCAGCATGAGAATTTCAACTGTGTGACTATAGGCCTAACAAGGACATACGATGCTGCACCGTGTGACATCAACTTCCGCTGGATCTGTGAGAAGGAAGCCAAATGATTGCAGTTCTCTGTGGCCTCTGATAGTAATGACAAATACACTTttgaaaaaagcaaagagaatataATTGGGATTGATTCAGGAAATGTAGAATATCAAATCAGTGTATTGGTCTTCCACCGGTCACTGACAGAGGTCCCTAACAAATCCTCAGGGCTTGGGCTCCACAGCCCCTCCATAAATATACTCACAAAGGCACAACAGAGGTAAACTCCCCATTCTGGGCCCGCAACACCCCAAGACTCCACTTCCTGTGAGTGTCACACCGATGACTCTTTTTAGATCTGCACCAGGCATCTAGTCAGTGATCCCTTTCTCCATCTATCTACTATGAGAGGTCCCTGCCTATGTAGGGAAATGATCTTCTGTTTGGGGGGACTGGGTGAAAGCCATCTTGAGAATACAGGGTCATTTTATGGAAACAACTTAGCTGATATAGTGACAAAGTCTATTTCCATAGAACGGAGCATTTCTGACTGATAAACAGGCCGTTCTGACTGTTGCCAGGCTCTGTTTTATCCTCAGAACACATGCCCCTACGACCAAGGAGAAACTGCAGACTAAGCAGGTGAAGACATTATTTAGAGAGTAGCAAgggtggaagagaaagaaacgCGGATTCCTTACCTCACCTCTGTTCCCAAGAGACCCTCGTTCTCATGGGTCAAGAGACCCGTGTTCCCCTGAACCCTAGGTGAGATAGCAGAGGTCCTCTGCAGTCTGAATTGAGGCCAGGCCTAGGGAAGGGTTCCTGGAACCAACCTTGGAGCAAAGAAAGCATTGTTCCCAGGAATGGACAGTGGTCTGGCCAAGGCaggaatttcccagggaatccttTTGAAAATAACCAGACAGCCAAGATGACCAACCAAACTAATCAATGTTTTTCAACAAAGCCCTGAAGAGACACTCGGGCTTAAATTCTCGTGGTCTTGACCTGAATCtctattttagtatatttttattcCCTGACCATGCTTTTTGAGTGTATTTTAAGAATTATAATAGTCTCCTGGGTGCCAGTGGTCATAAAATAGTCCTGTCTGCCGTTTAGAGAAACCCTGCTACCAGGTAGAGCC
This genomic interval carries:
- the CLEC5A gene encoding C-type lectin domain family 5 member A; the encoded protein is MNWHMIISVLFIVVLKIVGMTLFLLYFPQIFGGNQVNFLPTESYGTVPQTIGNSIVTFVPTESPRTVCPRRWYFYQRRCFLLSPFELSWNNSGDFCKTEASTLAIVDTPEKLKFLQDKTGAEKYFIGLYQQPKNRWHWIDNSIFNGNISNQHENFNCVTIGLTRTYDAAPCDINFRWICEKEAK